The nucleotide sequence aaccaaacaaatgCCCCCTAGGCCCTAGTGCTGACACAGCTCATGAGCTAGGCTCAGTCCAGTTCGATTGATTGGTATAAGTACCAGTGTACCACTCATGTGGACCTAGCCCACCTTTACAGTTTAAAAGTTGGCATCATTGGCCCAGCCCATTATTTTCTAGGGAGAATAAAGAACTACGGATCTGATTGGTGATTTCTCAAACCTAACCACATTGTATCAACTAGAGCTGTCTGATCACCAACTCTAGGAGAACGTAAACCGTACGATGAAGCCACTAGTAAAGACAAGATACAACGTATGTAGACGAACACAAACCGCCCAAATCGTTTACCTGGGCCTGTAACGGAATCATCACAAGTTCTTCGAAACTTCCAATACAAGTTGGTTCTCTCACAATATTTGCGTTTGGACTCCCCAGATCGTCGTCTCAAACTTTCAGtatcgtctctctctctctctcagtctctctgTATACGTGCTGTTCAACCGAATTGGGGCAATATCGTCAATAAGTCCATTGATCAAGCGGTTAGTATTCTGCATCTCTACCTTGATCGCGTCAATCTTGCTTTTCTTCTGATTTAATTTATGTCGACTGGGTGTCTGCTTAATTGCGTTGTTTATGctgttcattattttatttctgaTACGATCTTTGTATTGGAGGGTTTGGCGTTTGAGGTAGGTAAGATTTGGATTTGAACAATTAGATGGCTTGGGTATTCTTGTTTGATTCGATTTAGGGTAATTTGTATAACTTGGTTTCTTTGATGATTGTACTGAAAGATTCTGGCTTTTGAATCTTGACGTTGAACTGTTTGATGTCTAGATTCCATGGTTTCTTCCGATGGAGGATTAGAATTTTCGCCATTAGATTTTAGAGTTTGGGGATGGAAAATGTCAAACATTTATGTTGTTGTGATAGAGTTTTCTCGTCCAGGTTCAAAGAAATCGGGTATCTGAGAAACGTTTAGTTTGATTTTAGTGCTACTCTCCTATTGATTGAATCTATCCAGCCTTACTGGTAAGAAGTTTATGCAGGCTTAGTATAAAAATATTGCCTTTTTATGGTCAATGTTATAACATTTGCAAGGTTTTAAGTAAAAATCATGTAATCTTTCGTCTGTCTCGGATTTATTCATTTGAGGTTCTTGCTGATGACAGGTGGGTTGAAGGTCAGGAGATGGCAGGTGAATTTGGGGAATCGACAAGCTTTCCGCCACAAAGTGCATCTTACTCTGGAAATACTGCCGCCAATGATCCTGGTGATTTTGAATGCAATATCTGCTTCGAATTGGCGCAGGACCCAATTGTGACCCTTTGTGGTCATCTCTATTGTTGGCCATGTTTATACAGATGGCTACATCATCACTCGCATTCCCAAGAATGTCCAGTTTGTAAGGCGCTCGTACAAGAGGAAAAATTGGTGCCTCTGTATGGCAGGGGGAAAACTCAAACTGACCCGCGATCAAAATCTTATCCTGGCATTAACATTCCTAATCGACCAGCTGGACAAAGGCCAGAAACAGCTCCTCCCCCTGGAAGAAATCAATTACCTAATCATGGTTTTGGATTGATGGGGGGATTTGTTCCAATGGCGACTGCGAGGATTGGAAACTTCACTCTTGCCACTGCTTTTGGTGGTCTCTCGCTCTTCCCGTCTTTATTCAATTTCCAGTTTCATGGGTTCCCGGATGCAACTGTGTATGGAACAACTTCAGGTTTTCCTTATGGATTTAACACCTTCCATGGTGGCCATGTGCATGGATTCCCCCAGCAAACAGGCAGAGGACAACGGGCAGATACAGTTTTGAAGAATCTTCTTCTCTTGATTGGCTTCTTGGTGATTCTTGCTCTCCTTTGCTGGTAAATGGGAAGTGAATAAGGATGCTACTTCAATTCAAAGCATTACTTCTGCTCTAGTAGAATATATTATGTACTTTTAGTTATCTGTTCGAGTCTGTAAATACAATAGCCTC is from Tripterygium wilfordii isolate XIE 37 chromosome 14, ASM1340144v1, whole genome shotgun sequence and encodes:
- the LOC120014409 gene encoding E3 ubiquitin-protein ligase RNF185-like, yielding MAGEFGESTSFPPQSASYSGNTAANDPGDFECNICFELAQDPIVTLCGHLYCWPCLYRWLHHHSHSQECPVCKALVQEEKLVPLYGRGKTQTDPRSKSYPGINIPNRPAGQRPETAPPPGRNQLPNHGFGLMGGFVPMATARIGNFTLATAFGGLSLFPSLFNFQFHGFPDATVYGTTSGFPYGFNTFHGGHVHGFPQQTGRGQRADTVLKNLLLLIGFLVILALLCW